A single region of the Thermoanaerobacterium aotearoense genome encodes:
- a CDS encoding MurR/RpiR family transcriptional regulator: MDKNADIIKRIQDNYAQLSKSQKIIAEYIINHYDKAAFMTAAKLGNSINISESTVVRFANTLGYDGYPELQSALQELIKNKLTTVQRLEMTDETDEVSILNNVLKSDIENIKATKEEIDKNSFKEVVDNIFKAKKIYIIGFRSSTAIAEYLGFYLNLILENVILVKPGISDVFEQMLRVNSEDLVIGIGFPRYSKRTLEVMKYAKSQNAKIVAITDSLISPLTEIADEILLAKSNMASFVDSLVAPLSLINALIVSVGIREKDKITDTFEKLENIWNEYGIYLSKNI, from the coding sequence ATGGATAAAAATGCTGATATAATTAAAAGGATTCAAGATAACTACGCACAATTAAGCAAAAGCCAAAAAATTATAGCAGAATATATAATAAACCATTATGATAAAGCTGCCTTTATGACTGCAGCAAAATTGGGCAACAGCATAAATATAAGTGAATCTACTGTAGTTAGATTTGCAAATACATTGGGTTATGATGGCTATCCTGAGCTTCAAAGCGCTTTACAGGAATTAATAAAAAACAAACTTACTACTGTTCAAAGGCTTGAAATGACAGATGAAACAGATGAAGTTTCTATTTTAAACAATGTGCTAAAATCTGATATAGAAAATATCAAAGCCACAAAAGAAGAAATAGATAAAAATTCATTTAAAGAAGTGGTTGACAATATTTTTAAGGCAAAGAAAATATACATAATCGGCTTTAGAAGTTCTACTGCCATAGCTGAATATTTAGGTTTTTACCTAAATTTGATACTTGAAAATGTGATATTAGTAAAACCTGGCATATCTGACGTTTTTGAGCAAATGCTTAGAGTAAATTCAGAGGATTTGGTAATTGGTATAGGGTTTCCGAGGTATTCAAAGAGGACATTAGAAGTTATGAAATATGCTAAATCTCAAAATGCAAAAATAGTTGCTATTACAGACAGTCTTATATCACCGCTTACCGAAATCGCCGATGAAATACTTTTGGCCAAAAGCAATATGGCATCATTTGTTGATTCATTAGTCGCCCCGTTGAGTCTTATAAATGCACTAATCGTTTCTGTCGGTATCAGAGAGAAAGATAAGATAACAGATACATTTGAAAAATTAGAAAATATTTGGAATGAATACGGAATATATTTGTCGAAAAATATTTAA
- a CDS encoding histidine phosphatase family protein has product MSTRLFIVRHGETLWNRQKKIQGASDTELSDEGVKQAYLLSQRLKNEFIDVIFSSDLDRAYKTATFIAKNFNLDVIKLPELREISFGVWEGLTVDEIEKSYKELYHTWKTNPPEAIIEGAETLKAVQERILNVTNKIVEQYKNKNILIVSHGTTIKALILGMLNLDLSFYPKIRQDNTALNIIDVKDDGNCVLVLLNDTCHLRSDNN; this is encoded by the coding sequence ATGTCTACTAGATTGTTTATCGTACGGCATGGTGAAACGTTATGGAATAGGCAAAAGAAAATTCAAGGTGCAAGTGATACTGAACTTTCCGATGAGGGAGTGAAGCAAGCTTATTTGTTGTCTCAAAGATTAAAAAATGAATTTATAGATGTGATTTTTTCCAGTGATTTAGATAGAGCATATAAAACAGCAACTTTTATTGCAAAAAACTTTAACTTAGATGTCATAAAATTGCCAGAGCTTAGAGAAATATCGTTTGGCGTGTGGGAAGGGCTTACAGTAGACGAGATAGAAAAATCCTATAAAGAATTGTATCATACATGGAAAACTAATCCACCAGAAGCCATAATTGAAGGTGCTGAGACGTTAAAAGCTGTGCAAGAGAGGATATTGAATGTCACGAATAAAATCGTAGAACAATATAAAAATAAAAATATACTAATCGTGTCGCATGGAACAACAATCAAGGCTTTAATTTTAGGCATGCTAAATTTGGATTTAAGCTTTTATCCTAAGATAAGACAAGACAATACAGCATTAAACATAATAGATGTAAAAGATGATGGAAATTGCGTTTTAGTTCTGCTGAACGATACATGTCATTTAAGGAGCGATAACAATTGA
- a CDS encoding NAD(P)/FAD-dependent oxidoreductase codes for MKKVFVVGCGPAGMMAAIMSSLKGNEVIIFEKNDRPGKKLMITGKGRCNITNSASIKEFIENTPTNGKFLYSALNSFSNADLIDFFNKNGLMTKVERGGRVFPVSDKAIDVLDVLLKLIKENHIEIRFNSKVTDILTDGSSVKGIIVNGKKEFCDSLILAPGGKSYPSTGSTGDGYDMAKKLGHRIIEPHPALVPLVTFEDVSEMMGLTLKNINAKLCIDGKLVREEFGEMLFTHFGLSGPVILTLSSFFKSVESGDVVIKLDLKPALSHEKLDERLQRDFKKYSKKELKNSLNDLLPRSLIPYVIKVSSLNPDKKVSELSKAERGALVNVMKDLVFHIKSKRSINEAIITSGGISTKEINPKTMESRLIKGLFFAGEIIDVDALTGGFNLQISFSTGYLAGINS; via the coding sequence TTGAAAAAAGTCTTTGTAGTTGGCTGTGGTCCTGCAGGAATGATGGCTGCCATAATGAGTTCTCTAAAAGGCAATGAAGTTATAATTTTTGAAAAAAACGATAGACCAGGGAAAAAGCTCATGATAACCGGAAAAGGCAGATGTAATATAACAAATTCAGCATCAATAAAAGAATTTATTGAAAACACGCCAACAAATGGCAAATTTCTTTATAGTGCTTTAAATAGTTTTTCTAATGCTGATTTAATTGATTTTTTCAACAAGAATGGTTTAATGACTAAAGTTGAAAGAGGGGGAAGGGTATTTCCTGTTTCAGATAAAGCTATTGATGTACTGGATGTCCTTTTAAAGCTTATTAAAGAAAATCATATTGAAATTAGATTCAATAGCAAAGTTACTGATATTCTAACTGATGGGTCAAGCGTCAAAGGAATAATTGTCAATGGCAAAAAGGAATTTTGTGATAGTTTAATATTGGCACCTGGCGGAAAATCTTATCCTTCTACAGGTTCAACAGGGGATGGATATGATATGGCAAAAAAATTGGGCCACAGAATAATAGAACCGCATCCAGCATTAGTGCCTCTTGTAACCTTCGAAGATGTCAGTGAAATGATGGGATTAACACTTAAAAACATCAATGCTAAATTGTGTATAGATGGTAAATTAGTCAGAGAAGAATTTGGCGAAATGTTGTTTACACATTTTGGATTATCAGGTCCTGTAATATTGACATTAAGCAGCTTTTTTAAAAGTGTTGAAAGTGGAGATGTTGTAATAAAGCTTGATTTAAAGCCGGCTTTAAGTCACGAGAAGCTGGATGAAAGGCTGCAAAGAGATTTTAAAAAATATTCTAAAAAAGAGTTGAAGAATTCTTTGAATGATTTGCTTCCGCGTTCATTGATACCTTATGTGATAAAGGTGAGCTCTTTAAATCCTGACAAAAAAGTTTCAGAATTATCAAAAGCGGAACGAGGCGCTTTAGTAAATGTTATGAAAGATCTTGTGTTTCATATAAAATCTAAGCGATCTATAAATGAGGCCATAATCACTTCTGGAGGGATAAGCACTAAAGAAATAAATCCTAAGACAATGGAATCGCGGCTTATTAAAGGACTTTTTTTTGCGGGTGAAATAATTGATGTAGATGCATTGACTGGCGGTTTTAATCTTCAAATTTCTTTTTCTACCGGCTATTTAGCAGGAATAAATTCTTGA
- the cmk gene encoding (d)CMP kinase: MRGAITTENTKEAIFRDTISLIDEIFRINKIKSSDVISIFFTATKDIDAAYPAEALRHNGISDIPMMCFQEMNVKKSLEKCIRTVVFINCEDDKEVKHIYMKNAKLLRLDLLNIKVAIDGPAGAGKSTVAKELAKKLNFTYIDTGAMYRALTYKAIIENINVENRNKIVELASKIDIELKNDKVLLDGIDVTNEIRTPSISEKVSYISMIPEVREIMVKLQKRLSDKGSVVMDGRDIATVVMPDAQFKFFLTASPEVRAMRRYNELTSKKIPVKYDDILNDIRKRDKNDTERDVAPLKKADDSIVIDTTNMSIDEVVSKMYNIIANG; encoded by the coding sequence ATTAGAGGAGCAATAACAACTGAAAATACTAAAGAAGCTATTTTTCGTGATACAATTTCTCTAATTGATGAAATTTTTCGCATCAATAAGATAAAAAGCAGTGATGTCATATCTATCTTCTTTACTGCAACAAAAGACATTGATGCTGCTTACCCCGCAGAAGCCTTAAGACATAATGGAATTTCAGATATTCCAATGATGTGTTTCCAAGAAATGAACGTAAAGAAAAGTCTTGAGAAATGTATCAGAACCGTAGTGTTCATTAATTGTGAAGATGATAAAGAAGTTAAGCACATATACATGAAAAATGCTAAATTATTGCGGTTGGACTTGTTAAATATTAAAGTTGCAATTGATGGACCGGCTGGTGCAGGGAAAAGTACAGTTGCTAAGGAATTGGCAAAAAAACTTAATTTTACTTACATAGATACAGGAGCTATGTATAGAGCTTTGACATATAAAGCGATAATTGAAAATATCAATGTAGAAAATAGAAATAAAATAGTTGAACTGGCTTCTAAGATTGATATTGAGTTAAAAAATGATAAGGTATTGTTAGATGGAATAGATGTTACAAATGAGATCAGGACACCATCGATTTCTGAGAAAGTATCATATATTTCAATGATACCAGAGGTAAGGGAAATAATGGTAAAGTTGCAAAAAAGGTTGTCAGATAAGGGCAGCGTTGTGATGGACGGTAGGGATATAGCGACAGTCGTCATGCCAGATGCGCAGTTTAAATTCTTTTTGACTGCCAGTCCTGAAGTTAGGGCAATGCGTAGATACAACGAACTGACAAGCAAGAAAATACCTGTTAAATATGATGATATATTAAATGATATACGAAAAAGAGATAAGAATGATACCGAAAGGGATGTTGCCCCATTAAAAAAAGCTGATGATTCTATTGTGATTGACACTACAAACATGAGTATTGATGAAGTAGTAAGCAAAATGTACAATATTATAGCCAATGGGTAA
- a CDS encoding lysophospholipid acyltransferase family protein → MFYYIAKYIVLFIINIIFRIEVDGYENIPANGPVIICPNHISFLDPPIVGAIFTRRIFFMAKAELFKNPLFRFVLNKGLGAFPVKRGTSDLTAIKIALNHLKKGHAIGIFPEGTRSKTGQLQKAEPGVSLLSVKGKAPVLPVGIKSNYKLFSKVTIKIGKPIYFEEYQNMHLTSQDMANIGEKIMLEISKLI, encoded by the coding sequence ATGTTTTATTATATAGCCAAATACATCGTTCTTTTTATTATAAATATAATTTTCAGAATAGAGGTAGATGGCTACGAAAATATTCCTGCTAATGGACCTGTAATTATCTGCCCTAATCATATAAGCTTTTTAGATCCACCGATTGTTGGCGCCATTTTTACCAGAAGAATTTTTTTTATGGCAAAGGCTGAGCTTTTCAAAAATCCGTTATTTAGATTTGTATTAAACAAAGGATTAGGCGCTTTTCCAGTGAAAAGAGGCACATCAGACTTAACTGCTATAAAAATTGCTTTAAACCATTTGAAAAAAGGACATGCCATTGGTATTTTCCCAGAAGGAACCAGAAGCAAAACTGGCCAATTGCAAAAAGCCGAGCCTGGTGTATCGCTTTTATCAGTAAAAGGGAAAGCACCTGTATTGCCGGTCGGGATAAAGTCGAATTATAAACTTTTCTCAAAAGTAACAATAAAGATTGGTAAACCTATTTATTTTGAAGAGTATCAAAATATGCACTTAACATCTCAAGATATGGCGAATATTGGTGAAAAGATTATGCTGGAAATTTCAAAGTTAATTTAG
- a CDS encoding 4-hydroxy-3-methylbut-2-enyl diphosphate reductase — protein sequence MKILIADNAGFCFGVKRAVKMAYDQVNNGDDFKTYAYGELIHNPQVVKDLENKGIKTIEHIDELDENSKILIRTHGIPEKIYEELKKKKVEIIDMTCPFVKRVQKIVNGYYKKGYSIVIIGDRNHPEVVGVNGWCNNSAYVIQSIDDVNSLPFLDKACVVAQTTITQKMWEDILALLRLKAKELISYNTICDATNKRQSSAEKISKEVDMMIVIGGKNSSNTQKLKKICEKNCDKTIQIENADEIDLIILKDVETVGITAGASTPDYLIQEVVDKITSGRKGE from the coding sequence ATGAAAATATTGATAGCTGACAACGCAGGATTTTGTTTCGGCGTAAAAAGAGCAGTCAAAATGGCCTATGATCAAGTAAATAATGGCGATGATTTTAAGACTTATGCTTACGGTGAGCTTATTCATAACCCGCAAGTTGTAAAAGACCTTGAAAACAAAGGGATTAAGACGATAGAACACATCGATGAATTGGATGAAAATAGCAAGATACTTATTAGAACACATGGTATACCAGAAAAAATATATGAGGAATTAAAAAAGAAAAAAGTGGAAATCATTGATATGACTTGTCCTTTTGTAAAAAGAGTTCAAAAAATAGTCAATGGATACTATAAAAAAGGATATTCTATTGTTATAATAGGTGATAGAAATCATCCGGAAGTTGTAGGTGTAAATGGATGGTGTAATAATTCAGCTTATGTTATCCAATCAATCGATGATGTAAATTCATTGCCTTTTTTAGATAAAGCCTGTGTTGTTGCACAGACAACCATAACGCAAAAAATGTGGGAAGATATTTTGGCTTTGTTGCGTCTTAAAGCCAAAGAATTAATATCATATAATACAATATGCGATGCCACCAACAAAAGGCAATCATCTGCTGAAAAAATATCCAAAGAAGTAGATATGATGATCGTCATAGGTGGAAAAAATAGCTCTAATACGCAAAAATTAAAAAAAATATGTGAAAAGAATTGTGATAAAACTATACAAATTGAGAATGCTGATGAGATTGATTTGATTATTCTAAAAGACGTTGAAACAGTTGGCATTACTGCTGGTGCATCTACGCCAGATTATTTAATACAAGAAGTTGTTGATAAGATTACAAGTGGAAGAAAGGGAGAATAA
- a CDS encoding 30S ribosomal protein S1, which yields MDDFMNEYTFNEIHTGDIVKGKIIKILNEGIIADIGYKSDAFVPKSQLSLNPNIRINDDFNVGDEIDLYIIKREDENGDVLASKVKADTELAEERLNTSFKNGDILNGKIIEVVKGGVIAEVLGVKAFIPASQLDMHYVDDLNSYIGEKIEVKIIDYIPNKKLVASRRIVLEEEKSKKKETLLKTIREGQVINGVVRSIAKFGVFVDLGGIDGLIPLREISWSKNVNINDVLHVGDRVDVYVDKIDQEKITLSLKKLFPDPWMNINEKFRIGDIVLGIITNVTTFGAFVEISEGLEGLVHKNDLIKNVREYKIGDQITVEIISFDSEKKKLSLKEVEKNSESYDLEREELNVTIKDRIQNINNYS from the coding sequence ATGGATGATTTTATGAATGAATACACTTTTAATGAAATTCATACTGGTGATATAGTAAAGGGTAAAATCATTAAAATACTTAACGAGGGAATTATAGCAGATATAGGATATAAATCTGATGCATTTGTCCCTAAATCGCAATTGTCCCTTAATCCTAACATAAGAATAAACGATGATTTTAATGTAGGAGATGAAATCGATCTATATATAATAAAAAGAGAAGATGAGAATGGCGATGTTTTGGCTTCAAAAGTAAAAGCAGATACTGAATTAGCTGAAGAAAGATTAAATACATCATTTAAAAATGGAGATATATTAAATGGCAAAATAATTGAAGTAGTAAAAGGTGGTGTTATTGCAGAAGTATTAGGAGTTAAGGCATTTATACCAGCATCACAACTTGATATGCATTATGTAGATGATTTAAATTCATATATAGGAGAAAAAATTGAAGTAAAAATCATTGATTATATTCCAAACAAAAAATTAGTTGCATCGAGGAGAATTGTTTTGGAAGAAGAAAAAAGCAAAAAGAAAGAAACATTGCTAAAGACCATACGAGAAGGTCAAGTTATCAACGGCGTAGTAAGATCAATTGCAAAGTTTGGTGTTTTTGTCGATTTAGGTGGTATTGATGGTTTGATTCCATTAAGAGAGATTTCTTGGAGTAAAAATGTGAATATAAATGATGTGTTGCATGTTGGCGATAGAGTAGATGTTTATGTTGATAAAATAGATCAAGAAAAAATAACGCTGAGTTTGAAAAAGCTTTTTCCGGATCCATGGATGAATATTAATGAGAAATTTAGGATTGGAGATATTGTATTAGGCATTATAACAAATGTGACTACATTTGGTGCTTTTGTGGAGATTTCCGAAGGGTTAGAAGGATTAGTACACAAAAATGATTTAATAAAAAATGTCAGAGAATACAAAATAGGGGACCAAATTACAGTTGAAATAATTAGCTTTGACTCAGAAAAGAAAAAGTTAAGTCTCAAAGAAGTTGAAAAAAACAGTGAATCTTATGATTTAGAAAGAGAAGAATTAAATGTAACAATTAAAGACAGAATACAAAACATAAATAATTATTCATAG
- the speD gene encoding adenosylmethionine decarboxylase translates to MNALGRHILAEIYGCDENVLDDCELIEDIMVKAAIEAGAEVREVAFHKFSPQGVSGVVVISESHITIHTWPELGYAAVDVFTCGDNVNPWNACNYLTKMLKAKNMTATEVKRGVFEQPVKVVNM, encoded by the coding sequence ATGAATGCTTTGGGTCGCCACATATTGGCAGAGATTTATGGTTGCGATGAAAATGTTCTTGATGATTGCGAATTAATAGAAGACATAATGGTAAAAGCAGCTATAGAAGCAGGTGCCGAAGTCCGTGAAGTTGCTTTCCATAAATTTAGCCCCCAGGGCGTTAGTGGAGTCGTTGTTATTTCTGAATCACATATAACAATTCATACTTGGCCGGAATTAGGGTATGCAGCTGTTGATGTGTTTACGTGTGGAGATAATGTAAATCCGTGGAATGCGTGCAATTATTTAACTAAGATGTTGAAGGCGAAGAATATGACTGCTACTGAAGTAAAAAGAGGGGTTTTCGAACAACCTGTCAAAGTTGTAAATATGTAA
- a CDS encoding CheR family methyltransferase → MNYDEFLQKIFNLTGIDLSLYKEKQMKRRVDSFIANNNCKNYDVFYETLTKDTKIYREFLKYITINVTEFFRNLEQWMILKNEILPKIVKKNMKIWSAACSTGEEAYSLAMLLSDFIDLREINIIATDIDDAVLEKAKKGIYNNKSVEKIPEEYMKYFTKLDENNFVISEELRKNIVFKKHNLLLDKYPDGVDLIVCRNVLIYFNDKAKEDIYKKFYSSLSSDGILFVGSTEQIIFPYKYNFAPIKTFFYRKISK, encoded by the coding sequence TTGAATTATGACGAATTTTTGCAGAAAATATTTAATTTAACAGGTATAGATTTATCTCTTTATAAAGAAAAACAAATGAAGAGAAGAGTCGATTCATTTATAGCAAATAACAATTGTAAAAATTACGATGTTTTTTATGAGACATTAACTAAAGATACGAAAATTTATAGAGAGTTTTTGAAATATATTACGATAAATGTGACAGAGTTTTTTAGAAATTTAGAACAATGGATGATTTTAAAGAATGAAATATTGCCTAAGATTGTAAAAAAGAACATGAAGATTTGGAGTGCTGCTTGTTCTACAGGTGAAGAAGCATATAGTCTTGCTATGTTGCTTTCAGATTTTATAGATTTAAGGGAAATTAATATCATCGCTACTGATATTGACGACGCAGTTCTTGAGAAAGCAAAAAAGGGTATTTATAATAATAAAAGTGTTGAAAAAATTCCAGAAGAATATATGAAATATTTCACCAAATTAGATGAAAATAATTTTGTTATTTCTGAAGAGTTGAGAAAAAATATTGTGTTTAAAAAGCACAATTTATTACTTGATAAATATCCTGATGGCGTAGATTTGATTGTATGTAGAAATGTATTAATATATTTTAATGATAAAGCTAAAGAAGATATTTATAAAAAATTTTATTCTAGCTTAAGTTCAGATGGAATTCTTTTTGTAGGAAGCACAGAACAAATCATTTTTCCTTATAAATATAATTTTGCTCCAATAAAAACTTTTTTTTACAGAAAAATTTCTAAATGA
- the miaB gene encoding tRNA (N6-isopentenyl adenosine(37)-C2)-methylthiotransferase MiaB — MSERKEIIVTEEDIKKQKDIINQMAILNKDRYLKFHIETYGCQMNVHDSEKLAGMLTEMGYQNTDNLEDADVILFNTCCVRQHAEIRIFGRVSQLKELKQRKPNIILGICGCMMQEKEVVEAIRKDYPYIDMVFGTHNLFKFPELLQEALNSDTTIIDVWDDNSNIIEDIPIRRAEGLKAWVNIIYGCNNFCTYCIVPYVRGREKSREPNDILDEIKSLADEGFKEITLLGQNVNSYGNDLSQKVDFADLLYMINDINGIERIRFMTSHPKDISDKLIFAMRDLDKVCEHLHLPVQSGSNRILEKMNRKYTRERYLEIIEKLRDNIPDIAITTDIIVGFPGETDEDFQDTLDLVKKVKYDSAYTFIYSKRKGTVAEKMPDQVDEDIKHKRLEELIELQNSISIEKNNEMNGKIVEVLVEGISKRDSDKLTGRTRTNKIVHFKGEPNLIGKFVDVKIIETKAWTMQGELISE; from the coding sequence ATGAGTGAAAGAAAAGAAATTATAGTCACAGAAGAAGACATAAAAAAACAAAAAGATATAATAAATCAAATGGCTATTTTAAATAAGGATAGATATTTAAAATTTCACATAGAAACATATGGATGTCAAATGAATGTCCATGATTCAGAGAAATTGGCTGGCATGTTAACAGAGATGGGATACCAAAATACTGATAATTTAGAGGATGCTGATGTCATACTTTTTAATACTTGCTGTGTCAGGCAACATGCAGAAATAAGGATCTTTGGAAGAGTATCTCAGCTTAAAGAGCTTAAACAGAGAAAACCTAATATTATCTTAGGCATCTGCGGATGTATGATGCAAGAAAAAGAAGTTGTTGAGGCAATCAGAAAGGATTATCCATATATTGATATGGTTTTTGGGACACATAATTTGTTTAAATTCCCAGAACTTTTACAAGAAGCGCTAAATTCCGATACGACGATTATAGATGTTTGGGATGATAATAGCAATATTATAGAAGATATACCTATAAGGCGTGCAGAAGGTTTAAAGGCGTGGGTAAATATTATATATGGATGCAATAATTTCTGTACGTATTGTATTGTGCCATATGTCCGTGGCAGAGAAAAAAGCAGAGAACCTAATGACATATTAGATGAGATAAAATCATTAGCCGATGAGGGGTTTAAAGAAATAACTTTGCTTGGTCAGAATGTAAATTCTTATGGCAATGATTTATCGCAAAAGGTAGATTTTGCCGATCTTTTGTATATGATAAATGACATAAATGGCATAGAGAGAATCAGGTTTATGACTTCACATCCAAAAGATATTTCTGATAAATTAATTTTTGCCATGAGGGATTTAGACAAAGTATGCGAACACTTACATCTACCTGTACAGTCTGGAAGCAATAGAATTCTTGAGAAAATGAATAGAAAATATACGAGAGAAAGGTATTTAGAAATAATAGAGAAACTAAGAGATAATATACCAGATATTGCAATAACAACTGATATTATAGTAGGATTTCCGGGAGAAACAGATGAAGACTTTCAGGATACATTAGATCTTGTAAAAAAAGTCAAATACGATTCTGCGTATACATTTATTTACTCAAAGCGAAAAGGGACAGTAGCAGAAAAGATGCCTGATCAAGTAGATGAAGATATTAAACATAAAAGACTTGAAGAACTGATAGAACTGCAAAATTCAATAAGCATAGAAAAAAACAATGAGATGAATGGGAAAATTGTAGAAGTATTAGTTGAAGGAATTAGCAAACGGGATAGTGATAAGCTGACTGGGAGAACGAGGACAAATAAGATTGTTCATTTCAAAGGAGAACCTAACCTAATAGGTAAATTTGTCGATGTTAAAATAATTGAAACAAAGGCGTGGACCATGCAAGGTGAGTTAATAAGTGAATAA
- a CDS encoding YlbF family regulator codes for MNKYNKNIIMEKTVELGKSLADSDIINELRDAEIAFLNDKKAQLLLSKIKEHEKKGHQGVELKYLKEELFELGSYKRLLNAQKASKELMAEINSILNFYINGVDHKCDKDSCANCHRHCVK; via the coding sequence GTGAATAAATATAATAAAAATATTATCATGGAAAAAACGGTAGAGTTAGGAAAAAGTTTGGCAGACTCCGACATTATTAATGAATTAAGGGATGCAGAGATCGCATTTTTAAATGATAAAAAGGCACAATTGCTTCTTTCAAAGATAAAAGAGCATGAGAAAAAGGGGCATCAGGGAGTTGAGTTAAAATATCTTAAAGAAGAACTATTTGAATTAGGCAGTTATAAAAGGCTATTAAATGCACAAAAAGCTTCTAAAGAGTTGATGGCCGAGATAAACAGCATATTAAATTTTTATATAAATGGTGTAGACCATAAATGCGATAAAGATTCTTGTGCGAATTGTCATAGGCATTGCGTAAAATGA